Proteins co-encoded in one Stomoxys calcitrans chromosome 5, idStoCalc2.1, whole genome shotgun sequence genomic window:
- the LOC106082355 gene encoding protein patched, with protein MVVPTMDSLPRVPDTHGDVVDEKLFSDLYIRTTWVDAQIALDQIDKGKARGNRTSIYLRSVFQSHLESLGCSVQKHAGKVLFVAILVLSTFCVGLKSVQIHSKVHQLWIQEGGRLETELAYTQKTIGETESSTHQLLIQTGHDPNASVLHPQALLTHLEVLKKATAVKIHMFDTDWSLRDMCNSPTTPSFEGPYYIEQIFKHLIPCSIITPLDCFWEGSQLLGPEFPVQIPGMDKRITWSSLNPSQLMQSMKKQMNDQKIPFDFGTIEQYMKRAAITSGYTEKPCLNPKDPECPETAPNKNSDFPLDVGGILTGGCYGFAAKYMHWPEELIVGGVQRNRTGHLKKAKGVQTVVQLMTEKEMYDFWNENYKVHHISWTPEKAAEVLNAWQRNFSKEVENIMSSPGMSKKYEVYVFSSATLDDILEKFSNPKPLSILIGVIATVSYAFCTLIRWRDPVKGQSSVGVAGVLLIGFSTAAGLGLCAILGIVFNAASTQVVPFLALGLGVDHIFMLTAAYAESSRKEQTKYILKKVGPSILFSASATTGAFFAAAFIPVPALKVFCLQAAIVMCFNLAAALLVFPAMISLDLRRRTAGRADISCCCFPIWKERPIGNEQHINNNSMRGVGINNRLQNSATATSKMSNSRASSATSTSAQEEALLSCSAEKRLPSFSLAAFATKYYTPFLMKSWVKFIVVMSFVGTIIFSLYVSTKLQDGLDLIDLVPKETNEYKFLNAQTSMFGFYSMYAVTQGNFEYPNKQRLLHEYHEAFVRVPHVIKNDNGGLPDFWLSLFRDWLRNLQTIFDREYKDGCINAEGWHANASSEAILAYKLLVQTGNVDNPVKKSILLQHRLVDNEGIINPRAFYNYLSAWATNDVFAYGASQAKLHPEPRQYYHVPTEYDLKIPKSLPLVYSQLPFYLHGLTDTSEIKSLISHIRDLSIRFEARGLPNYPSGIPFIFWEQYMTLRSSLAMILGCCVVAAFILVSILLLSMWAAVLVIFSVSASLAQIFGAMTLLGIKLSALPAVILILSVGMILCFTVHITLGFMTSVGNRERRILLSMQVTLGPLTHGILTSTLAVFMLSTSPFEFVIRHFFWLLLAVLCVGAFNSLIVFPIILSMIGPEAELVPLEHPDRISTPSPQMTRSNKRLNKNIAMGSSSRSSSRSCAKQHYLHKDINDPSLTTITEEPPSWKSSNSSIQTNNEWAGGMPGHYGNNLNYGRHTPPPPNFMRQQPSQSARHYYNQQQNYPTHPTPPPHYHHNHQPPPPPPASSRRCSSAASDGSHRSHTANVNNINDGMNNFPPELQSIVVQPEVTVETHHSDTNTTKVTATANIKVELVTPGRAVRSYNFTS; from the exons GGTAAAGCTCGCGGCAATCGTACGTCAATATACCTGCGCTCAGTATTCCAATCACACCTCGAGTCATTGGGATGTTCAGTACAAAAGCATGCCGGCAAAGTTCTGTTCGTAGCCATTCTAGTATTAAGCACGTTCTGCGTTGGCCTCAAAAGCGttcaaattcattcaaaagtgCATCAGTTGTGGATACAGGAGGGTGGTCGTTTGGAGACAGAGCTGGCCTACACACAGAAGACAATTGGAGAAACGGAAAGCTCGACGCATCAGTTGTTGATACAAACGGGGCATGATCCCAATGCATCCGTGCTGCATCCGCAGGCGCTGCTGACGCATCTGGAGGTGCTGAAGAAAGCGACTGCCGTCAAGATACACATGTTTGATACCGACTGGAGTCTGAGGGATATGTGCAACTCGCCGACGACGCCTAGCTTTGAAGGGCCCTACTACATAGAACAGATTTTCAAACACTTGATACCATGTTCGATAATAACACCTTTGGATTGCTTCTGGGAGGGGAGTCAATTGTTGGGCCCCGAATTTCCTGTCCAAATACC AGGCATGGACAAACGTATTACGTGGAGTTCCCTGAACCCCTCACAACTCATGCAGTCAATGAAGAAACAAATGAACGACCAAAAGATACCCTTCGATTTTGGCACCATCGAGCAGTACATGAAACGTGCGGCAATCACTTCGGGCTACACTGAAAAACCCTGTCTGAATCCAAAGGATCCTGAATGTCCGGAAACAGCACCGAACAAGAATAGCGATTTTCCCTTGGATGTGGGCGGTATTTTGACGGGTGGATGTTATGGCTTCGCTGCCAAATATATGCATTGGCCGGAAGAGTTGATCGTGGGTGGAGTTCAGCGCAATCGCACCGGGCATTTGAAAAAGGCCAAGGGTGTGCAAACTGTAGTGCAGTTGATGACTGAAAAGGAAATGTACGATTTCTGGAATGAAAACTACAAAGTCCACCACATAAGCTGGACACCGGAGAAGGCAGCCGAGGTGTTGAATGCTTggcaaagaaatttttcaaaggAGGTGGAAAACATAATGAGCAGCCCGGGAATGTCGAAGAAGTACGAAGTGTATGTGTTCTCGTCAGCCACTCTGGATgacattttggaaaaattctCTAACCCGAAACCCTTGAGTATTCTGATTGGTGTGATCGCTACCGTCAGTTATGCATTCTGCACATTGATTCGTTGGCGAGACCCCGTGAAAGGTCAGTCCAGTGTGGGGGTGGCTGGAGTATTGCTGATTGGATTTTCCACTGCGGCTGGCCTGGGTTTGTGCGCAATACTGGGTATTGTTTTCAATGCAGCCAGTACACAGGTGGTGCCCTTTTTAGCCTTAGGTCTTGGAGTGGATCACATTTTCATGCTAACGGCCGCTTATGCCGAGAGCAGTCGAAAGGAACAAACCAAATACATTCTGAAAAAAGTTGGACCCAGTATTTTGTTCAGTGCAAGTGCAACGACAGGAGCATTTTTCGCTGCTGCCTTTATACCGGTGCCCGCGCTGAAAGTTTTCTGCCTCCAGGCTGCGATTGTTATGTGCTTTAATTTGGCCGCTGCCTTGTTGGTATTTCCTGCCATGATTTCTTTGGACCTTCGAAGAAGAACTGCCGGAAGAGCCGATATATCCTGTTGTTGTTTCCCCATATGGAAGGAGCGTCCAATTGGTAACGAGCAACATATAAACAACAATTCAATGAGGGGGGTCGGCATTAACAACAGGCTACAGAATTCGGCAACTGCAACGTCCAAAATGTCCAACTCAAGAGCATCGTCGGCTACAAGCACAAGTGCACAGGAAGAAGCCCTGCTCTCGTGTTCTGCGGAAAAGCGTCTTCCATCATTTTCTTTGGCAGCATTTGCTACGAAATATTATACGCCATTCCTCATGAAGAGCTGGGTTAAATTTATTGTTGTTATGTCGTTTGTTGGAACCATCATATTCAGCTTGTATGTCTCGACAAAACTTCAAGATGGCTTGGATTTGATCGACCTGGTACCCAAGGAAACCAATGAGTACAAGTTCCTAAATGCCCAGACATCGATGTTTGGCTTCTACAGCATGTACGCAGTGACCCAAGGCAATTTTGAGTACCCCAACAAGCAACGCCTTCTGCATGAGTACCACGAAGCTTTTGTTCGAGTGCCGCACGTAATTAAAAATGACAACGGCGGTTTGCCCGATTTTTGGTTATCCTTGTTCCGCGATTGGCTAAGGAACTTACAAACAATTTTCGATCGTGAGTATAAAGATGGCTGCATCAACGCAGAAGGATGGCATGCAAATGCGAGTAGTGAAGCTATATTAGCGTACAAGCTGCTAGTTCAGACGGGCAACGTagacaatccggtgaaaaagagTATTCTGCTGCAGCATCGTCTAGTCGACAACGAGGGCATAATAAATCCCAGAGCATTCTACAACTATCTATCGGCCTGGGCAACGAACGATGTATTTGCTTACGGTGCCTCCCAG gccaaattACATCCTGAACCGCGGCAATACTATCATGTGCCTACAGAATACGATTTGAAAATTCCAAAATCCTTGCCTTTAGTTTACTCACAGCTGCCGTTCTACCTACATGGCCTGACTGACACCTCAGAAATAAAATCTCTAATCAGTCATATAAGGGATCTGAGTATTCGCTTTGAGGCGCGGGGTCTTCCCAACTATCCATCAG GAATTCCTTTCATCTTTTGGGAACAATATATGACACTACGATCATCATTGGCCATGATCTTAGGTTGCTGTGTTGTTGCGGCTTTTATACTTGTGTCCATACTACTGCTGTCAATGTGGGCCGCAGTTTTGGTCATATTTAGTGTTTCGGCTTCATTGGCCCAGATATTTGGGGCCATGACCTTGTTGGGAATTAAATTATCCGCGCTGCCGGCAGTTATCCTTATCTTAAGCGTGGGCATGATACTATGCTTTACTGTGCACATAACACTG GGTTTTATGACCTCAGTTGGTAATCGGGAACGACGAATATTACTCTCAATGCAAGTCACTCTGGGACCACTTACACACGGAATACTTACGTCAACACTAGCCGTGTTTATGCTGTCGACCTCACCCTTTGAATTTGTCATCCGCCACTTCTTTTGGCTGCTGTTGGCGGTATTGTGTGTAGGAGCCTTCAATAGCTTGATAGTGTTTCCCATCATATTGAGTATGATCGGACCTGAAGCTGAATTGGTGCCGCTAGAACATCCAGACCGTATATCCACCCCATCGCCACAAATGACACGAAGCAATAAACGTCTAAATAAGAACATTGCAATGGGTTCGTCATCTCGATCATCGTCACGTTCGTGTGCGAAACAACACTATCTTCACAAAGATATCAACGACCCCTCACTGACAACAATAACTGAAGAACCACCCTCATGGAAATCTTCCAATTCGTCGATACAGACAAACAATGAATGGGCAGGAGGCATGCCAGGACATTATGGCAACAATCTCAATTATGGCCGTCATACGCCCCCACCACCGAACTTTATGCGCCAACAGCCATCGCAATCTGCTCGCCACTATTATAACCAGCAACAGAATTATCCCACACATCCTACACCACCACCTCATTACCACCACAACCATCAACCACCACCGCCGCCACCAGCCTCATCAAGGCGATGCTCAAGTGCTGCATCGGACGGCTCTCATCGTTCGCATACTGCAAATGT
- the LOC106089110 gene encoding putative nuclease HARBI1 isoform X2, translated as MLSLGHFFSSDEDDEAYTECDMSALRKEIRQNSDIFAMPNSNFIGLFRLNKDAFKYVLESISGKLQDPIKSSAVPKELKLAVTLRILAEGSYQKGAGNDYNVGLSQSSVSKIFTECIDAMHSEICPKWISVRMTEVEKFEIKDYFYKKFKFPGIIGCIDGTHIKILAPGVGERFKYYNRKGFYSLNATVCDHKLRIRYISPNHPGSVHDSLVWNTSDLKEFLKTNYLNGETNTWLLGDAGYPLEPYLITPFRSAEDGTAESRFNYIHSQARNVVERTIGVLKNRFRCILGARQLHYKPKMAGKITSVCAALHNICIHYKIESAVEPNESTEIPSNEAMSNLNETSEDATALNIRRRIMQSLDIY; from the exons atgttaagtttgggacattttttttcttcggaTGAAGACGACGAGGCATATACAGAATGTGATATGAGTGCTTTGCGTAAGGAAATAAGACAGaattcggacatatttgcaatgCCCAATTCAAA TTTCATTGGCCTTTTTAGATTGAATAAAGATGCTTTTAAATACGTCTTGGAAAGCATATCGGGTAAATTGCAAGACCCAATAAAGTCGTCTGCTGTTCCCAAAGAATTGAAGTTGGCGGTAACATTGCGCATACTTGCTGAAGGCAGTTACCAAAAAGGAGCTGGCAACGACTATAATGTTGGGCTTTCACAGTCTTCTGTaagcaaaatttttacagaatgCATTGATGCAATGCACAGTGAAATTTGTCCAAAATGGATATCGGTTAGAATGACGGAAGTGGAAAAGTTTGAAATAAaggattatttttataaaaagtttaaatttcccGGCATTATTGGATGCATAGATGGAACGCATATCAAAATTTTGGCTCCAGGAGTTGGTGAAAGATTTAAATATTATAATCGAAAAGGATTTTATAGTTTAAATGCTACC GTTTGCGACCATAAACTTAGAATCAGATATATATCCCCCAATCATCCCGGCTCAGTTCACGATTCATTGGTGTGGAATACAAGCGACTTAAAAGAGTTTCTAAAGACCAACTATTTAAATGGCGAAACTAATACATGGCTGCTTG GAGATGCAGGCTACCCTCTTGAACCCTACTTGATAACTCCATTCAGGTCAGCGGAAGACGGAACTGCAGAAAGCCGCTTTAATTACATACATTCACAAGCTAGAAATGTAGTGGAGCGTACAATTGGTGTCCTCAAAAATCGTTTTCGATGTATTTTAGGAGCGAGGCAACTGCATTATAAACCGAAAATGGCTGGAAAAATTACTTCTGTTTGTGCTGCTTTGCATAACATATGTATTCATTACAAAATTGAATCCGCAGTTGAGCCCAATGAAAGCACAGAAATTCCTAGCAATGAAGCAATGTCGAACCTCAATGAAACTAGCGAAGACGCCACTGCTTTAAATATAAGAAGGAGAATTATGCAGTCTTTGGATATTTATTaa
- the LOC106089110 gene encoding putative nuclease HARBI1 isoform X1 has protein sequence MLSLGHFFSSDEDDEAYTECDMSALRKEIRQNSDIFAMPNSNFIGLFRLNKDAFKYVLESISGKLQDPIKSSAVPKELKLAVTLRILAEGSYQKGAGNDYNVGLSQSSVSKIFTECIDAMHSEICPKWISVRMTEVEKFEIKDYFYKKFKFPGIIGCIDGTHIKILAPGVGERFKYYNRKGFYSLNATVVCDHKLRIRYISPNHPGSVHDSLVWNTSDLKEFLKTNYLNGETNTWLLGDAGYPLEPYLITPFRSAEDGTAESRFNYIHSQARNVVERTIGVLKNRFRCILGARQLHYKPKMAGKITSVCAALHNICIHYKIESAVEPNESTEIPSNEAMSNLNETSEDATALNIRRRIMQSLDIY, from the exons atgttaagtttgggacattttttttcttcggaTGAAGACGACGAGGCATATACAGAATGTGATATGAGTGCTTTGCGTAAGGAAATAAGACAGaattcggacatatttgcaatgCCCAATTCAAA TTTCATTGGCCTTTTTAGATTGAATAAAGATGCTTTTAAATACGTCTTGGAAAGCATATCGGGTAAATTGCAAGACCCAATAAAGTCGTCTGCTGTTCCCAAAGAATTGAAGTTGGCGGTAACATTGCGCATACTTGCTGAAGGCAGTTACCAAAAAGGAGCTGGCAACGACTATAATGTTGGGCTTTCACAGTCTTCTGTaagcaaaatttttacagaatgCATTGATGCAATGCACAGTGAAATTTGTCCAAAATGGATATCGGTTAGAATGACGGAAGTGGAAAAGTTTGAAATAAaggattatttttataaaaagtttaaatttcccGGCATTATTGGATGCATAGATGGAACGCATATCAAAATTTTGGCTCCAGGAGTTGGTGAAAGATTTAAATATTATAATCGAAAAGGATTTTATAGTTTAAATGCTACCGTG GTTTGCGACCATAAACTTAGAATCAGATATATATCCCCCAATCATCCCGGCTCAGTTCACGATTCATTGGTGTGGAATACAAGCGACTTAAAAGAGTTTCTAAAGACCAACTATTTAAATGGCGAAACTAATACATGGCTGCTTG GAGATGCAGGCTACCCTCTTGAACCCTACTTGATAACTCCATTCAGGTCAGCGGAAGACGGAACTGCAGAAAGCCGCTTTAATTACATACATTCACAAGCTAGAAATGTAGTGGAGCGTACAATTGGTGTCCTCAAAAATCGTTTTCGATGTATTTTAGGAGCGAGGCAACTGCATTATAAACCGAAAATGGCTGGAAAAATTACTTCTGTTTGTGCTGCTTTGCATAACATATGTATTCATTACAAAATTGAATCCGCAGTTGAGCCCAATGAAAGCACAGAAATTCCTAGCAATGAAGCAATGTCGAACCTCAATGAAACTAGCGAAGACGCCACTGCTTTAAATATAAGAAGGAGAATTATGCAGTCTTTGGATATTTATTaa
- the LOC106089110 gene encoding putative nuclease HARBI1 isoform X3 has translation MLSLGHFFSSDEDDEAYTECDMSALRKEIRQNSDIFAMPNSKLNKDAFKYVLESISGKLQDPIKSSAVPKELKLAVTLRILAEGSYQKGAGNDYNVGLSQSSVSKIFTECIDAMHSEICPKWISVRMTEVEKFEIKDYFYKKFKFPGIIGCIDGTHIKILAPGVGERFKYYNRKGFYSLNATVVCDHKLRIRYISPNHPGSVHDSLVWNTSDLKEFLKTNYLNGETNTWLLGDAGYPLEPYLITPFRSAEDGTAESRFNYIHSQARNVVERTIGVLKNRFRCILGARQLHYKPKMAGKITSVCAALHNICIHYKIESAVEPNESTEIPSNEAMSNLNETSEDATALNIRRRIMQSLDIY, from the exons atgttaagtttgggacattttttttcttcggaTGAAGACGACGAGGCATATACAGAATGTGATATGAGTGCTTTGCGTAAGGAAATAAGACAGaattcggacatatttgcaatgCCCAATTCAAA ATTGAATAAAGATGCTTTTAAATACGTCTTGGAAAGCATATCGGGTAAATTGCAAGACCCAATAAAGTCGTCTGCTGTTCCCAAAGAATTGAAGTTGGCGGTAACATTGCGCATACTTGCTGAAGGCAGTTACCAAAAAGGAGCTGGCAACGACTATAATGTTGGGCTTTCACAGTCTTCTGTaagcaaaatttttacagaatgCATTGATGCAATGCACAGTGAAATTTGTCCAAAATGGATATCGGTTAGAATGACGGAAGTGGAAAAGTTTGAAATAAaggattatttttataaaaagtttaaatttcccGGCATTATTGGATGCATAGATGGAACGCATATCAAAATTTTGGCTCCAGGAGTTGGTGAAAGATTTAAATATTATAATCGAAAAGGATTTTATAGTTTAAATGCTACCGTG GTTTGCGACCATAAACTTAGAATCAGATATATATCCCCCAATCATCCCGGCTCAGTTCACGATTCATTGGTGTGGAATACAAGCGACTTAAAAGAGTTTCTAAAGACCAACTATTTAAATGGCGAAACTAATACATGGCTGCTTG GAGATGCAGGCTACCCTCTTGAACCCTACTTGATAACTCCATTCAGGTCAGCGGAAGACGGAACTGCAGAAAGCCGCTTTAATTACATACATTCACAAGCTAGAAATGTAGTGGAGCGTACAATTGGTGTCCTCAAAAATCGTTTTCGATGTATTTTAGGAGCGAGGCAACTGCATTATAAACCGAAAATGGCTGGAAAAATTACTTCTGTTTGTGCTGCTTTGCATAACATATGTATTCATTACAAAATTGAATCCGCAGTTGAGCCCAATGAAAGCACAGAAATTCCTAGCAATGAAGCAATGTCGAACCTCAATGAAACTAGCGAAGACGCCACTGCTTTAAATATAAGAAGGAGAATTATGCAGTCTTTGGATATTTATTaa
- the LOC106089111 gene encoding uncharacterized protein LOC106089111, translating into MSCKMNKITTQQQFAKMMELLEANPNLARAYHSGLHKVNTKEEWAKIAIELNSIGPPMRQGTEWMKVWADFKCNLKKKLLHNKAECRATGGGPHKQFVLTTVEEAASSLLQLDSIVNSDGEIGVSNTPLKSSYCPMDTTKENESSEYISTPRIRKKVETKADKTEKTALLENQLKVQTELYSQVKDSLQNVERYNRKIFKIKEEELKIYKAAEKREEEKFLLYKKELKSKEDFRNKLLKARTEEIEIKKRRIELDEWKSGIRE; encoded by the exons ATGAGCTGCAAAAT GAATAAAATAACCACGCAACAACAGTTTGCAAAAATGATGGAATTGTTGGAGGCAAATCCAAATCTTGCGCGTGCGTACCACAGCGGCCTACATAAAGTAAATACCAAGGAGGAATGGGCGAAAATTGCCATTGAATTAAATTCCATTGGGCCTCCCATGCGCCAAGGTACGGAATGGATGAAGGTGTGGGCAGACTTCAAATGTAATTTGAAAAAGAAGCTGCTGCACAACAAGGCAGAATGCCGTGCAACGGGAGGAGGGCCACACAAACAATTTGTGCTGACGACAGTGGAGGAAGCTGCCTCAAGTTTGCTGCAGCTAGACTCCATAGTAAATTCGGATGGAGAAATTGGAGTCTCAAATACTCCACTTAAGTCCAGCTATTGCCCTATGGACACCACAAAGGAAAATGAGAGTAGTGAGTATATCTCGACACCGCGAATTCGGAAAAAAGTGGAAACAAAGGCTGACAAGACAGAGAAGACTGCGCTGCTGGAAAACCAGCTAAAAGTCCAAACCGAGCTATACTCTCAAGTGAAGGACTCTCTACAAAATGTGGAGAGATACAAtagaaaaatcttcaaaattaaagaagaagagCTTAAAATTTACAAAGCTGCAGAAAAAAGGGAAgaagaaaagtttttattatataaaaaggagttaaagAGCAAAGAAGACTTCAGAAATAAATTGCTAAAAGCAAGAACGGAggaaatcgaaataaaaaaaaggcgAATAGAGCTGGATGAATGGAAGAGCGGCATTCGGGAGTAA